The Verrucomicrobiia bacterium genomic interval TCTGGCATCTCCGGAGCCTTGTCCAGATGGATCACCAGCTCGATCGGTTCCTTGCTCGGAAACTCCTGGGCCCAACTCAGGATGAACTCTTCTGCATCTTGATCCAGATCCTTCTCCTGAAACGGCGAAGGGTCCATCGAGTTGAAAAGCTGGCTCAACTCCTTCAGATGGAGGCGTATTTTGTGATGGTGCACCGGTTTGGACATACCCTAGGGTGCCAGTCTGATATACCTCTCAGCACCCAGACAACATTCGCCTCAAAAGTATTTCTGCACTGGACCAAAGTTGCGGAAAACCGCCCTTCTATTAAAGCAGCAAACCGGACTAATTTGCAACTGCCTGCTCCCGCAAGACTTTGATGACCGCCTCTTCCACGCGATTCAACTGGAACGGCTTGGCGATATGCGGATTGCCCGTGGAGGACAAAAAGTCACGCGTGTCCTCGCTCACCACATCACCCGTCAGGAATACAAAGCGACGGGTCAGGGCAGGCTTGATCTTCACTGCCCGCTTGTAGAATTCCTGACCATCCATGATCGGCATACGGAAGTCGGACAGCACCACATCAAAATCTTCGTGTTCGATCACGTTCAACGCCTGCGGTCCGTTGTGGCACAGTTCGGCCTGATAACCAAGCAAGCCGAGCATCTCGCCCAGCAATTCCGCGATAGCACGTTCGTCGTCCAGGATCAGGATTCGGACATTCTCTGCATTCTTCACGGAAAGCTTCGGTTTCTCTTCCTTCACCGGCTCCACAACCGGCTCCTCCGGCCCCTGACGCAATGGCATCTCCATCACGAAACGCGCGCCGCCTCCCGTCGCTTCCTCGTAATAAATTCTCCCCTGATGATCCGCGAGGATGCTGTGTGCGATGGACAGGCCCAAGCCAGTTCCCGTGCCCACTTCCTTCGTCGTGAAAAATGGCTCAAAGATACGTGCGATGTATTCCGCAGGAACACCCGGACCATTATCCTGCACCGTGAGGATGATGTTCCCGTTCTGCAAACTGCTGCTGATGATCAGACGGCGCGGCATCGGCACTTCCACCAAGGCATGGATCGCATTCGTCACCAGATTCACCATCACCTGCTGCAACTGGTCCGCATCCACCAAAGTGTTCGGCAAATCCGGATCCAGTTCAAAGATCAGATCCACACTCGCCACGCGCAGGTCGAACCGGCGCAACTCCGCCACGCGCTGGATCAGCTCGTTCAGATTCGTCATCCGCTGCTGCGCAGGCTGTTCACGAGCAAACGATAGGAAGTTATTCACCAGCTTGGCGGCGCGATTCGCTTCTGAAGCTACCTTCTCCAAATCCGTGCGCGTCTGGTTGTTGATGTCATGCCGCGCCAGCACCAGTTCCAGATAACCCTTGATGACCGCCAGCGGGTTGTTCAACTCATGCGCCACGCCGGAGATCAATTGACCAAGCGCGGACAACTTTTCCGCCTGTCGGAGCTGTTGTTCCAAACGGGTGCGCTCGGTCAGTTCCCGGATGAAAAATTGGTAAGCAGGGCGGCCATCGAATTTGATCACCGCACCATCCACTTCCGCCGGAGAACTGCTGCCATCGCGGCGGGTAATCTTTACCTGGCGCGCTTGACGCAATGCCGAAAACCATTCGGGACCATTACCCGGCTTGGGCTTGCCATCCGCCAGATCAAGAAACGTGGACAACGGTTGCGGCACACTGTCCATCCGTGCCACCCCCAACAACCGCCGCGCCGTCTGGTTCAGTTCCAGCACCCGCATATCTTCCGTGCCTGCTATAACAATGCCTTCACTCGCCTGGTCGAACAGGCTGCGATACCGCTCTTCCGTCGAGGCGATGCGCGATTGCAGCACTTCCGTTTCGCTCTTGTGCGCCCGCATCTGTTGCAATGCCAGCTCGTTACGCGTCCGCGCCTCTTCCAGCACCAGCACGATCATGCTTACTGCGATGAACAACTGGATCACTGCCGAGATGAAATATCCCGCCGTGATCAGATATTCGGAAGCCTGCAGGAACGGATACGCCGCCATGTAGACCGCCCAGATGAAAAAACCTACACTTAACAGGCCGGACCCGATGTAGGGTTGCCGTAATCGGAACTGCAGGAAACAGAACGCCGTGATCAGGCTCGTCAAACTGATCAGGCCGAAAATGGGCAACTGCGCCTGTAACGAATCATCCAAGTAGAAGGACGTGACAAAACTCCACACCAGCAGGAACCCCATAAAGAGCGCCACCTCGACCTGCCTCACCGTCTGGTTTAGGAAGCGCGCACTCCCCCATAAGAGAAAGACCGCAGAGATGCATATGCACCAATGCTTGAACATCACCAGCATCGGTCGATCCGGCGCATTTTGAAGACTCAGGCTGAGCGTCAGCCAGATGGCGTAAAACATCCACGCCACCGTCCACGTCGTGAAATAGCGCCGCTTGGTATACCTGTTCAGATAGTAAAAGAGCCCCACCAGCACCCACACGCTCAAGAGCGAGATGATGATGGCGGGCTTCAGATACTCCCGCGAAAAATACAGGTCTATGCCAATGTCATTCACATTATTCGTTCAGCCACCCCTGCGGCAGCGCGGCATGACAGATTCCCCACAATCTTTAACTTACCGGTGCTCTAGGACTTACACACCGGCACGGGGTCTCCGCCAGCAAATTTTTCCATGTTCCCGTTACAATCTTGCTTTCCACTTGTCATTTTTCAGCTACGGCTTTTGTACCGTAGTTCGCCCCTCGCAATATCCTCCGGACTTCAGTAGCCAGATGCGGCAAAGCCACCGTCTTGCTCATATAACCATCAGCCTTCAGCCTCATCGCTTCCCTCATCAATTCATTATCGTATCCCATGCCCGTAAGGATGAGCACTGGAAGCCCGGGTCGAATTTGTTTCAGCATCTCCAGCACCTCCAAGCCGTCGGCCTCGGCCAGCGCCAAATCCAGAATGACCAGATCACAGACATCACCGTCCAATTTTTCAACCAGCCCGATGGCGTCAGTGAGTATCGACACCTCGAAATTCTGTGTCTCCAGATACGCCTTCAATGTTTCCCCGATGACATATTCGTCATCCACCACTATAATTTTATTTTTCACGCGTGTTTACCCTAGTTTTGGCGATTCAACCAATCCCGGCCGTTTCACTAACTAGCAACCGCCGGGCCATTCTCAGGCAATTTTCCGGGAATGTGTATCACCATAGCGACATTTTGTGACACTTTCACTCGCGAGTGACCCCAAAGCCCCACCGGAATAACCCCGGTATCTTCGCTACACTTCGCACCAAAATTTTACGTGTCAAAGGATGGAACACTCCCTCCTGCAACCACCCTGCCCAGCGCAAACGCCCGCCATATCTGCGGACATAGCTCTGGTGTACAAGTGCTTGTGTAGCTCCCCAATCCCGCTCCGCCATACTATAACCTAAAATCGCTTCCGACGCCAATCGACCCGATTCCACCGCCAGTGACATCCCGTTACCGGTAACGGGAGGAATCATCGCGCTAGAATCCCCCACACTCAAAACACCTATGTCATCATTTTGGAAAGATTTTATCGGCAATCCAGCCACAAAACTTAACGACTCTTTATCAAAAGTGACATTTTTTAACTTTTTCGTTAACGTATAATTTTTACCACCTAGAAGCAAACCTTCCCACCGAGTTTTCAACTCTCCTATCGGCTCCTTGGTCCGGAACAAACCACAGATATTGGTCCGGTCATTCTCCACCTGACACATCCCCACATAGGCATCGGCGCGCAAATGCATCTCCAAATCCGCCTCTAACGTCACCCCCGTTGCATGCGCCTTGATCCCGATCCAACGCCACCCTTCCGCCTCAGTCTGTACCTGCCTTCCCGTAGCTCGTACCACCCCCTGTCCATAGTCACCCGTATATCGACTCCCTGTAAGCAGATGCCCGCCCATCTTCACAAACATTTCCGCCAAAATCCCATCCAGCCGGTAACGTGAAATACAGAGCGCCGGCTTTGGCAGAGACATCACCTCCGTCACAGTATCCTCAGCATACCATTTCACCGTCTTCGCCTCCCTCGCTCCCTCCCTCATCGCCGCATCACCAATCCCCCAACCCCTCAGAATCTCCAACCCCTCACCGCTCAGAAACTCCCCGCACACCCGATGCCGAGGGTATTGCCCCGCTTCATATATTGTCACCGGCACACCCTCCTTCCGTAACGCGATACCCAGCGTCAATCCCGCCAACCCACCGCCGATGATGGTAATGGGTTTCATGTTCTGTCACGAGCGGACTTCGAAGGATGACAACCGATAACCCAACTCACTTACCCAAGCCATATACGCGGCAAATGTTATCTCCCTCTCCCCAATGGGCAGGCCGAGCTTCGGCGAGAGGGCCGGGGTGATGGGGAAAGCGACTCGCCAAAGCAAAAGCAGCGCTCGCTCCACCCAAATCATTTCGATTCCCATTCTACATCTCATGGCAAACTTTATACTTCAGAAGATATTTTGCGCGCTCCGAAACAATGACTGAACAAACCTTTCGCCTGCTCTTTCTTCACCCAAGTGAACCCCTTCAGCCAAAGCTGTGAAAGTTCTTCCCCCACAAAACCCGCCTTCACACTCACCGGCGCATCATGCCGCGTCACATGATTGCAGCCGATCAAGCCCAGCAATTGCGAATTCAATAGCGCAAACTTCGAACGCCTCGGCTCGCATGCGATGAACGCTTCCGTCTTCGCTGCAATCAGCGATAACATCCTACGCAACTGCTCATCCTCGAAATGATGCAGAAACAGATTCGTCGTGATGAGATCACAGCGTGGTGTCTGTATGGCGCCTAACCACTCGAAAACATCCGCTGTCACCACCTCCACCTGCTTCGCACGCTCGCGTAGCCTCGCCAGCGTCTCCACGCTCACCACAGGTTGACGATCCAGCAACACCACTCGCTCGGGCCGCCAACCTGTGCGCTCCAGCAATTGAATCAGTAAAGTCCCATCCCCCGTCGCCAGCTCCACCAACGTTTTCGGCGGCGATAACTTCAACTCCCGTGCCATGCCGTTCAAAAGTCCCGCATTGCCCATCAACGCATTCAATCGACGTAAATCCCCCCGCGAATGCACCGCCTCCGGCGCACTCGCTGGCAATTCATCCAGCAACTCCGGCCTAAGTTTTCTCCCTGCTAAGCTCATATGTATCAATCCTCGTCCCAAACTGGACTTTGAGGCTTTCAATCACCGCCGTAACAAAGAACCTCACCCAATCCATCTTCCTCATTCGTCATTGCTCATTCCTTCGTCATTCGGGCTTGGAAATTGGTCATTCCGTATCCACCTCGCCCTTCACCCCTCAACCTTTACAAGCGCTCCATGACAACTAAACCCCGCACCAAATGAACTCAACCACCACCACCCACCATGCTCATTTCCACTCAACGCCCGCTGCATCACGAAATAAAGCGAGGCACTGCTGATGTTCCCGTAATCATGGAGAACCGAGGCACTCCATTTCAAATCCTCTTCCCGCAACACTAACCGCTCCTGCAACGCGCGTAAGATGTCGCGTCCGCCCGGATGCAATATCCACGCCGCGATCTGTTCCTTAGAAATCTTATTCCGCGCCAGCACCGTCGTCAGCACTTCCTCCACAAACTTCGCCGCGATGCCCGGCACCTGACGCGCCAGAATATTTCGCAACAATCCGTGACGTTGCTCAAAGCGTAGGTAATCCCGGTCCGCTGCACTCAGCACCGTATCCGCATCCAGCCATTCCACACACCGTTGATGCGCTGGTGCCTCGGCTGAAACCACTGCTGCCCCTGCCCCATCCCCAAAAAGGCAATTACTGATCAGCACACCCGGATCATCATCCACATACAGCGCCGCACTGCACACCTCCACACAGATCGAAAGCACCTGTTTCGCGCGACCTGATGCCAGTAACGTCTCGCATGTCCGTAAATTCGGAATCGCCGCGCCACAACCCTGCCCCACCAAATCCAACGCCAATACATTTGCGCGCAATCCTAACCGTTCAGAAACATAACTCGTCAGCCCTGGACACAGATAACCCGTGCACGTACTGATCACTACCGCATCGATCTCCTCCACCGTCACCCGCGCATCCTCCGAAGCTTTCAATGCCGCCTCTGTGCACAACGCCGGAGCCGCCGTGGCAAAGCGTTGATGCAACACATCCGGCGTTATCTCAAACGCACTGCTTAACGGAGAAACTGAAAAATGACGCGTCGCAATTCCGTTCGAACCCGAAAGCACCTTCCGCAAAATCGCCCGTGAACGATCCGGCAGCCGCGCAAAAGGCTCCGCCGATTGAAAAGCCTGCCAGCACTCTTCTTGAGTGTAGCGATGCGCAGGAACCGCCGTGCCCAGTCCGGCAATGAACATAGGCAGGAGCTTAATCTATCTTCACTCTGATAGCCAATACGATGAATGACGAATGCCCAAATCCGAATGACCAAGGAATGCCTAATGTCGAATGCTCAATATATTCATATATGCGCTATTTGTCCGCCATTAGTCATTGCTCATTCCTTCGTCATTCGGATTTCGTCATTGGTCATTTAGCAAATCACCCAATAAAACTGGACACTTAGCATGTTCCCCCCGACATTCCCCTCACCGTATGCGTACGTGCGTCATCTTCAACCCGGTGGCGAAAGGCGAGAAGGCCAAACGCCTCCGCCGTCACCTGGATGAAATCGGTTCGCAATGCGCCTTGAAGCTCACTTGGGCCGCAGGCACAGCCAAAATCCTCGCGGCTGAAGCCGTTTGTGACGGTTTTGAAACAATCGTCGCCGCTGGTGGAGATGGCACGGTGAATGAAGTCCTCAACGGCATCGCCAGCGTTCCCGAAGGATTGAAACGCTCCCGCCTCGCTGTGATCCCTTTAGGCACCGTCAACGTCTTCGCCAAAGAATACCGCATCCCCACAAACGTCACCAAAGCCTGGGCCATCATTCAGCGCGGCCATGAGCGCAACATCGATCTCCCTTGGGTGGAACATGGCGCACCGGATAAACGCGAGCGCCGCTGCTTCGCGCAGCTCGCCGGGGCTGGACTCGATGCCCGCGCCATCCAGCTCGTGAACTGGCAGATGAAGAAACTCGTGGGCCCCATCGCCTACGTGGTCGCCGGCTTTCAAGCCCTTGCCGAGAAGCCGCATCAGATCATCGCGAAGAATTGTGTGAACAGTGCGTCAGGCCGCCTCGTGCTCATCGGCAACGGCAAATACTACGGCGGCACCTTTCCCGTGTTCCCCGACGCCTCGCCCGATGACGGCCTCATCGATGTCTCCGTCTTTCCGAAAGTGGATATCCCCATGCTCGCCCGCCTTGGTAGTGTGCAACTCACCGGCGCCCATATCCAGAAAGCCGGTGTGCAATGCTTCCGCACCGACCGCCTCGAACTCAGCGCCTCAAGTGAAACCCCGCTCGAACTCGAAGGCGACACCATCGGCTCCCTCCCCGCCACCATCACCGTCCAGCCACGTGCCTTGCGCATCGTCGTTCCTTAACGGAGCGCGACTCTCCGAGTCGCAGCAATACCCATAAGCAAAAGCGGATACCAAGCACTCTGTCTTTGGACCGCGGCTGTACTCTGCGCCAGCAGAATCAGCCGCAGCAGATGAAATACATTGTGGTTATCAATTACGAAGAAAACCGCTCTCAACTATTTCCCCTCATCCCTTAACAGTTCTCCCACCCATTTCGTGCACAACCACATCGGTACATACCCGATCACCCCAAACGAACAATCAATCAATCGCCAATAAAACGGTATCCCACGCACCTCCCCAAACACCAACGCCCAAGGAATCACCAGCACACACGCGATCTTCCCGAACTCAAAGAGCCACACATTCCGCACCGGATCACGCCATGCCCCGATGAACGCGATGGCGATCACCACATGCGCGAACGCCAGCCAGTCAAACCCATACGCCAGAAACGGATGCTTCGCATTCATCTCCGCCAACCCTTGCGCCACCCGATAAATCCAATGCCCCAAACCCGCTTCTGGTGCGGGTCCGTTCAGATCCACATTCAACCAACCCGCCATCAGCTTCAACTCCGTCTCCAGCGGAATCGCCGTCAACCCGCTGAACACGAGCCCCACGATCATCACCGCCACACAGATGCGGATACGTTGTAATGTTGTCATAAATTCAATTCGTAGCAGCCGACGTGAGGAGGCTCTAGCTCGTTCGGCGATCATTTATAATACTAGCACTGACAGAATATTCATTTCCTTCCTCTCGCTACTATGACCTCCGCAATCATTTCAAATGGTTTAAGTAACAGATACACCGCATCAGCCATGAACTTGGATCTGACACCGTTTGCTACCAGCGGGCCAAATCGATTATAGATGCGCCGAAAGCCATGGTGAGTTCTGGGCGAGCTTTTCTGCCACAATGCTTCGAACTGCCAGAAGATCAGCAACTGTCGGTTTACCACACGCATGCTGCCTCGTCTTTCAATGCTGGAGAAGGGGCCCACCAGGCTTTCATGCCCTCTCGAAGCCGCTGTGACTATGAAACAACCCTCGGGTGCAGCATTGGATAAACCCTGATAGGTCGCTTTGCTCCAAATAATACCCCACATCCATAACGGGACAGAACTCAACAAAGTAAGAAGGTGATATCTAAGAGGAAGACCAGCGGACCATCTGGCTTCCAGAGCCAACTTCGCATACCAAACCGAAACGTAACAGGGCACAAGCCACACCCAGCTTCGAAAGCCTGCCACTAAAAACTCCACCACTACACATACGCTGCTGACCACAGCACCCATGAACAATCCCAACACCACCCATGCTGGAATCGGTTCCTCCGGCTTGCATCTGTTATACTTCACAAAGGCCGCACATGCCCATAACACCAGTGGTGTTAACGCCAGCTTTCCCGCATGAAAACAGTCCAACCAACCAAACCGACACGCCCCTTTCCACTCAGGCACAAGAAAATAACTGGCCATGAAGACCAGGAAAGGAAGCACCACCCCGGCAAGGCACAGAATCACGGGCCTGAAGGCTCGTTCTGCTTCCTTGCTTTGAAGTGCAGCCAACAACCACACAATCCCCAACAATGCACTGATCCAAGGCAAGACGGCGAGAGCCAGAAATGCACCCATCGCACAGAAATTGATGATTTCACCCATATCACTTTTCTGTAGTCGGGAGCGCCTTTACCGATACGAATCGCCACTAGTCCTGCTGCTCTTCTCTCGTGGCAGAGGAACATCCTTCAGCAACACCTGATTATCCTCCCTCCACTTCGCCGCCTGCCAGCGGGACCAATTGCTCGTGCGCCAATCATCCGTCCCATGCGTCCATCGCCCAACCAGTCGCTCCATCACCCGTTGTTTCTCCGTTGCATCCAACTTATCCAAGCACCTCACCATCACCGGCACTGCATCCGCGCTTAAGAGCAGCAGATAATCAAGATCCCAATTTTTCCCCGCCTCTTTACGGCTCAACTGATGCTCGGCGATACGGGCATCAGGATTGTAGATGTTCAACGCAAAGACCATCACGAATGCCGCCATCACAATGCCCGGTGCAAAGTAAGGGCGTTTATCGCGCAATACCGTCAGCGCCAGCCAAAGCGCCGCGAACCCCAGCCAGCACAAGACCGCCGCCGCATACAGCCTTTGCTCCGTCAGTCCGTATGCCTCGAGATACATCGCAAGTCGTTTGAAAGCCGAAGCCATCACCACCCCTAGCTGAATCAACAAGCACACCGCCAATCTGCGGAATCGGGTTTTGCTTTCACTCCCCTTCCATAACCAATCGCAGACCAGCAACAAAGGCAGCACGAGCGCAGACACTGCGATCAATTCAAAGAAGCCATTCCGAAAATATTCCGCGTAAGAAAGATTCGCCGTGCGTTGCACCAGCGCGTTCCCGCCAAAGAGGTATTGCACCTGAAAGATGATGAAGACGAGGAAGAGCCCGTTCAGTGCCGTCAGCAGCACGCCCACTTCGATACCCCCCAGCAACTCCGGCGAAACTGGCTCATCCGAACTGTCCTTCACTTCACGCGGCCACAACCAGTAAAAAATACCCGCGCCCAACCAAGTGAAGACCGCGATAAAAAACGCATGTGCGACAATGTCATTGATATTGAAATCAAACAGGGAACGGACGAAATCGCGGAAGATCGTATCCGCCGAAGCGAACAAAGCAGCGAACACTATAAAAATCGGGACGGTGATGATTAGTCCCACAAAGTACCGCAAACCCTTTGTCCAGAAACCCGTCTCACCCAAGCGACCTGCCAGCGAACTCTTCATCAGCCAGCTGCCGATCACCTGAAACGCACCAATCAACGGCAGAACGATTCCGCCCGCCATCCGCACCCCTGTCAGGATAACGCCCCCCAAGTTCACCCGTCCTTTTCCTGCCAGCCAAAACGCGAGCCCCGCTGTGCCCAGCATGGACATCAAGTTCAGAAACTGCAGTCCTTCCGCATCTCGCCAGCCAAAGAGCACGCTGAACACAAGCGAAACACCAAACCAGAAACCTTGCGCTCGGCTCATGCATCTGCGTTCTTGGCCGAACAACAACAGCACTGACACCCCTATGAACAGAATCCAGGCGGAGATGTTCAATCCGAATGGTGTCACGCGCAGCAGGGAATCGCCCACCACGCCCACACTCAGCATGCCGAGCAGCCACCAGTGCAATCCTTGCGGCGCTCTTCCCTTTCCATCCTCCATGGCCTTCGCCGATGAAGCATCAGCGAGAGAGTGCAATGTTTCGGGTATCGATTTCATATGTTTCCTTCAGTTTGCCGATGAACTATCGGCGCTCATTCTGGGTGTGGGACGTGGCAGGCACCGGCCAGGACGACAGGCCGGAAAGCAGGACATAACAAAGGGTCAAAAAGACAAAGAAGACGCCGGTGAAACGCAGCGTGTAACGAAAACTCTCCATGGAGCCGAACATCATCCGCACGTCTGCGATCAAAACGTGTGGCTCCGTGAGCACCGACCAACTGTTCCACCGCTCGATGCGCCCGAGATAGATGCCGAACCCGCATAACGCCAGCACACCGAACACGAACAGCCAGCCTTGCATCCATCCACGCCGTTCCGCCACCACATCGTGGATCAACCGCAGTGAAACAAATCCCAGCGCCACACCCGTGAACGCAAACGCAGCGAACAAGGCCGCATCAAACCACGTCGGCACCGGCGTGTGATGCCGCAGATGAATGAGATCTGTGACGATGTAGGACGCATTCGGCAAGAACAACAACCACATCACTCCTACGATCAATGTCCTTGGACACCATCCCCACCAACGAAATGACTGGCGGGTGACAATCGCAAAGACGAGCGGCAACCACGCCAGAAAAAGATTCCAGATGAGGTAGCCAAAATGAAACTGCTTCGTCACAAATACCCGTCCACTCCACAACACTCCGCATAAGAACGTCGCTGTGATGAGTGCTAAACCGATGCGCCACATCGCTGACACCGGCATGAATGCGTTTCGATTCGAATCGCCGGTATACACACCGGCACGAGAGTGCAATGTCTCCATAGAGATTATCCTCCTACCTGTTATCTATATCCGCTGCTTGTTAAACAGCGACGGTCTTTACGGTGTCACCATCTGGCACTTCCAGAGGCTTGCTCCAGACCGCACAGCTCAAGATCGCGGCCGCAACCTCATCAAAAATCAATCCGCTATCCCACCAGAACTGCGACGCCGATACTCCACATGCTCGCAGCACTTTTCCGTGGCCTAAAATCACCACGGCACACGTCGCCCGGAAAATGACGCGCCATACGATACGGATCAGTCCACGCCGCAACAAAGACGATTGCGCGAACTCGCGTTGCAGATAATCGATGTGAAATGCCAGATGCCCCTCTTCATCACTCAAGATACGGCTGAATACTGATCGCAATGTCGGGTCTTGCGTGCCATCTCGCAATGCGCGGAAATACCGTTTAGCGATCATCTCGGCGACCAACAGAATGAGCAACTCATGCTTCAGCCCCAGCAAACGCCGCAATTGGATGAACACGTCGTTGCTCCAATGCTGCTGCATCAACGGCACCTGGAGATTTTGCAGAATCTTCCCCATCCAGCGTGAATGCCTCTGCTCCTCGGCAATGAACAGCGCCACATTCCCCGCGTACATGGCATCCCCCGTCTTCAGCGCAGACTGCTTGATATGATGCCCCTCCCCGCTCTCTCCCAGTTGAAAATGCCGCAACGATTCGATCAGCGGCTGCCGCAGATGCGGCTCGATTTGTATCTCACGATCCCACAGCATCTCTTCCGAACGATCACGGTTCCATTCAAAGTAACGTCGCCAGTTCATGTGTTTTCTCCTCCCTTGGTATTGGTGTGTTTGGTTGAAATTGAGCAGCAATCTCCTTCAGCCGCGCTTCCACGGCATCAATGATTGAATCCGGCGTAGAAGTGCCTGCCGTGAGGCCGACGACTTCTGCATACGTGAACCACTCGGCCTTCAAATCTGCCGGCGATTGCACGTGATGCACATAGGGGCATTGACGCCAGCAGGTGTTCACGAGTTCCTTCGTGTTGTTGCTGTTCGCACCACCGATGACGATGACCACATCACTCTGCTGCGCGAGTTCTTCTGCGGCTTGCTGACGTTGCTTCGTGGGCTGGCAAACTGTATCGACAAACTTCACCTCGCTGTGTGGGAAACGCTCTTTCAATTGCGCGACCAGTTCACGCACGCGAGCAATCGGCTGGGTGGTTTGTGAAACGACACCAAACCTTTCATGCGGGGATAGCGCCTCGATGTCCTGCTCAGTCAGCACGACATCACAGGCATCCAAATCACCCGTCAAACCGCGCACCTCCACATGATTGCGCTGGCCGATGATGATCGGGTGATAACCCGCACGCACGAGCTTTAACACGGAGTTATGCGCGTGGTGAACCAAAGGGCATGTGGCCTCGAACACTTCCAATCCCTGATCGCGAATATGGGCGAGGTGGCGCTGAGACGTGCCATGGGCGGTGATGAGTACACTCGGCGTGGTCACATCATTGACCTGTTCAGCCATTCTCACGCCGTGTTGTTTGAGATCG includes:
- a CDS encoding DUF4173 domain-containing protein, whose translation is MKSIPETLHSLADASSAKAMEDGKGRAPQGLHWWLLGMLSVGVVGDSLLRVTPFGLNISAWILFIGVSVLLLFGQERRCMSRAQGFWFGVSLVFSVLFGWRDAEGLQFLNLMSMLGTAGLAFWLAGKGRVNLGGVILTGVRMAGGIVLPLIGAFQVIGSWLMKSSLAGRLGETGFWTKGLRYFVGLIITVPIFIVFAALFASADTIFRDFVRSLFDFNINDIVAHAFFIAVFTWLGAGIFYWLWPREVKDSSDEPVSPELLGGIEVGVLLTALNGLFLVFIIFQVQYLFGGNALVQRTANLSYAEYFRNGFFELIAVSALVLPLLLVCDWLWKGSESKTRFRRLAVCLLIQLGVVMASAFKRLAMYLEAYGLTEQRLYAAAVLCWLGFAALWLALTVLRDKRPYFAPGIVMAAFVMVFALNIYNPDARIAEHQLSRKEAGKNWDLDYLLLLSADAVPVMVRCLDKLDATEKQRVMERLVGRWTHGTDDWRTSNWSRWQAAKWREDNQVLLKDVPLPREKSSRTSGDSYR
- a CDS encoding DUF1361 domain-containing protein, with protein sequence METLHSRAGVYTGDSNRNAFMPVSAMWRIGLALITATFLCGVLWSGRVFVTKQFHFGYLIWNLFLAWLPLVFAIVTRQSFRWWGWCPRTLIVGVMWLLFLPNASYIVTDLIHLRHHTPVPTWFDAALFAAFAFTGVALGFVSLRLIHDVVAERRGWMQGWLFVFGVLALCGFGIYLGRIERWNSWSVLTEPHVLIADVRMMFGSMESFRYTLRFTGVFFVFLTLCYVLLSGLSSWPVPATSHTQNERR
- a CDS encoding ferritin-like domain-containing protein encodes the protein MNWRRYFEWNRDRSEEMLWDREIQIEPHLRQPLIESLRHFQLGESGEGHHIKQSALKTGDAMYAGNVALFIAEEQRHSRWMGKILQNLQVPLMQQHWSNDVFIQLRRLLGLKHELLILLVAEMIAKRYFRALRDGTQDPTLRSVFSRILSDEEGHLAFHIDYLQREFAQSSLLRRGLIRIVWRVIFRATCAVVILGHGKVLRACGVSASQFWWDSGLIFDEVAAAILSCAVWSKPLEVPDGDTVKTVAV
- the ispH gene encoding 4-hydroxy-3-methylbut-2-enyl diphosphate reductase — encoded protein: MKILRAEHLGMCFGVRDAIALAKAHAAQQPVTILGQLVHNETVLNDLKQHGVRMAEQVNDVTTPSVLITAHGTSQRHLAHIRDQGLEVFEATCPLVHHAHNSVLKLVRAGYHPIIIGQRNHVEVRGLTGDLDACDVVLTEQDIEALSPHERFGVVSQTTQPIARVRELVAQLKERFPHSEVKFVDTVCQPTKQRQQAAEELAQQSDVVIVIGGANSNNTKELVNTCWRQCPYVHHVQSPADLKAEWFTYAEVVGLTAGTSTPDSIIDAVEARLKEIAAQFQPNTPIPREEKTHELATLL